A region of Spodoptera frugiperda isolate SF20-4 chromosome 26, AGI-APGP_CSIRO_Sfru_2.0, whole genome shotgun sequence DNA encodes the following proteins:
- the LOC118264060 gene encoding alpha-(1,3)-fucosyltransferase C-like, with amino-acid sequence MIVKYFNFKTLFTKILNRNKIINRRSFKYFIGIVILGIIYNNVVKVFTDLYKYHLEKQFNSSIKYILVWTPLSEEPICYLGEGRKAFIERGCPHTNCYVTENRKLLQNITEFHAIVFHLKDMRPVTFVRHSFKKWPFPRLRKPHQKYIFTSKESDKYYPLCYKKFHNFFNWTWTYKLNSDLSFNYIFVWDKDGNVIGPKQEMHWMKAEDMLPINDTLKEILNTKTIAAAWFVSNCRAPNRRSKIARKLQIELQKYDMRLDVFGACGKMKCPRSDMDVCLRKLRNDYYFYLAFENSFSVDYVSEKLLWALNNYVVPVVYGGANYTRFMPDGIYLSAMNVSVEELAKKMVNIIRDKSAYYEFFKWHNHYSFHSEWDSVETDHYCRFCTALSNEEKFKETSIYKDIGKWWSPHVCR; translated from the exons ATGATTGTGAAGTACTTTAATTTcaaaactttatttacaaaaattttaaatcgtaataaaataattaatcggagatcatttaaatattttatcggtATTGTGATTTTAGGTATCATTTATAACAACGTGGTCAAAGTTTTTACGGATTTATACAAATACCATTTAGAAAAACAGTTTAATTcgtcaataaaatatatattggtaTGGACGCCGCTTTCTGAAGAACCAATTTGTTACTTGGGTGAAGGTAGAAAGGCGTTCATTGAGAGAGGTTGCCCTCATACAAACTGCTATGTGACGGAGAACAGGAAGTTGCTGCAAAACATCACAGAGTTTCATGCGATAGTATTTCATTTAAAAGATATGAGACCAGTGACGTTTGTCCGCCATTCATTCAAGAAGTGGCCCTTCCCGCGGCTCCGCAAGCCACACCAGAAATACATATTCACTAGCAAGGAGTCCGACAAGTACTATCCGTTATGTTACAAGAAGTTCCACAACTTTTTCAATTGGACGTGGACATACAAATTGAATTCTGATCTGAGCTTCAATTATATATTTGTGTGGGATAAGGATGGCAATGTTATAGGACCAAAGCAAGAAATGCATTGGATGAAGGCGGAGGACATGTTGCCGATAAATGATACATTGAAGGAAATATTGAATACGAAGACAATAGCAGCTGCGTGGTTTGTATCGAATTGTCGTGCTCCAAACAGAAGATCTAAGATTGCCAGAAAACTGCAAATTGAACTGCAAAAGTATGATATGCGTTTGGACGTGTTTGGTGCTTGTGGAAAGATGAAGTGTCCAAGATCCGATATGGATGTATGCTTACGCAAACTACGAAATGATTACTATTTCTACCTGGCGTTTGAGAATTCGTTCTCAGTAGACTATGTGTCGGAAAAGTTATTGTGGGCACTCAACAATTACGTAGTACCGGTGGTGTACGGCGGGGCAAACTACACGAG GTTCATGCCAGATGGAATATATTTGTCTGCGATGAACGTGTCAGTCGAAGAATTAGCGAAGAAAATGGTGAACATTATACGTGACAAAAGTGCATATTACGAATTCTTCAAATGGCATAATCACTATTCATTTCACAGCGAATGGGATTCCGTGGAAACTGACCACTATTGCAGATTCTGTACAGCACTTAGTAATGaagaaaaatttaaagaaactaGTATTTATAAGGATATCGGTAAATGGTGGAGTCCTCATGTATGTCGGTAG